A window of the Kosakonia sp. BYX6 genome harbors these coding sequences:
- the secY gene encoding preprotein translocase subunit SecY produces the protein MAKQPGLDFQSAKGGIGELKRRLLFVIGALIVFRIGSFIPIPGIDAAVLAKLLEQQRGTIIEMFNMFSGGALSRASIFALGIMPYISASIIIQLLTVVHPALAELKKEGESGRRKISQYTRYGTLVLAIFQSIGIATGLPNMPGMQGLVMNPGFAFYFTAVVSLVTGTMFLMWLGEQITERGIGNGISIIIFAGIVAGLPPAIAHTIEQARQGDLHFLLLLLVAVLVFAVTFFVVFVERGQRRIVVNYAKRQQGRRVYAAQSTHLPLKVNMAGVIPAIFASSIILFPATIASWFGGGTGWNWLTTISLYLQPGQPLYVLLYASAIIFFCFFYTALVFNPRETADNLKKSGAFVPGIRPGEQTAKYIDKVMTRLTLVGALYITFICLIPEFMRDAMKVPFYFGGTSLLIVVVVIMDFMAQVQTLMMSSQYESALKKANLKGYGR, from the coding sequence ATGGCTAAACAACCGGGATTAGATTTTCAAAGTGCCAAGGGTGGAATTGGCGAACTGAAACGCAGACTGCTGTTTGTTATCGGTGCGTTGATTGTGTTCCGTATTGGCTCTTTTATTCCGATCCCTGGTATTGATGCCGCTGTACTTGCCAAACTGCTTGAGCAACAGCGTGGCACCATCATTGAAATGTTTAACATGTTCTCTGGTGGTGCTCTCAGCCGTGCTTCTATCTTTGCTCTGGGTATTATGCCGTATATTTCGGCATCAATTATTATCCAGCTGTTAACGGTCGTTCATCCGGCCCTGGCGGAGTTGAAGAAAGAAGGGGAGTCTGGTCGTCGTAAGATCAGCCAGTACACCCGTTACGGTACTCTGGTGTTGGCCATATTCCAGTCGATCGGTATTGCTACCGGTTTACCGAATATGCCTGGTATGCAAGGTCTGGTAATGAATCCAGGCTTTGCATTCTATTTCACCGCTGTTGTGAGTCTGGTTACAGGAACAATGTTCCTGATGTGGCTCGGTGAACAGATTACTGAACGCGGTATCGGTAACGGTATCTCGATCATTATCTTTGCCGGCATTGTGGCGGGTCTTCCGCCAGCCATTGCCCATACTATCGAGCAAGCGCGTCAAGGCGACCTGCACTTCCTCCTGTTGCTGTTGGTTGCAGTATTAGTATTCGCAGTGACGTTCTTTGTTGTTTTCGTTGAACGTGGTCAACGCCGCATTGTGGTGAACTACGCGAAACGTCAGCAAGGCCGTCGTGTCTATGCTGCTCAGAGCACACATTTACCGCTGAAAGTGAATATGGCGGGGGTAATCCCGGCAATCTTCGCTTCCAGTATTATTCTGTTCCCGGCTACCATCGCGTCATGGTTCGGGGGCGGTACTGGTTGGAACTGGCTGACAACAATTTCGCTGTATTTGCAGCCTGGGCAACCGCTTTATGTGTTACTCTATGCGTCTGCAATCATCTTCTTCTGTTTCTTTTACACGGCGTTGGTTTTCAACCCGCGTGAAACAGCAGATAACCTGAAGAAGTCCGGTGCATTTGTACCAGGAATTCGTCCGGGAGAGCAAACGGCGAAGTATATCGATAAAGTAATGACCCGTCTGACTTTGGTCGGTGCGCTCTATATTACTTTTATCTGCCTGATCCCGGAGTTCATGCGTGATGCAATGAAAGTACCGTTCTACTTCGGTGGGACCTCCCTGCTTATCGTTGTTGTCGTGATTATGGACTTTATGGCTCAAGTGCAAACTCTAATGATGTCCAGTCAGTATGAGTCTGCATTGAAGAAGGCGAACCTGAAAGGCTACGGCCGTTAA
- the rpmJ gene encoding 50S ribosomal protein L36, protein MKVRASVKKLCRNCKIVKRDGVIRVICSAEPKHKQRQG, encoded by the coding sequence ATGAAAGTTCGTGCTTCCGTCAAGAAATTATGCCGTAACTGCAAAATCGTTAAGCGTGATGGCGTCATCCGTGTGATTTGCAGTGCCGAGCCGAAGCATAAACAGCGCCAAGGCTGA